A portion of the Micromonospora vinacea genome contains these proteins:
- the mptB gene encoding polyprenol phosphomannose-dependent alpha 1,6 mannosyltransferase MptB, translated as MPSHLARWTGLAGSMLLALSAFLGGAFPSGPLRSTPVSIWQGPNGPLILTAWVVGTGLMAYAWWALRDGGPSTRWALATIGLWLLPLLIAPPFGSRDVYAYACQGASFVGGISPYEQGVSALPCPWLDTVSVIWRDTPAPYGPLFVLIAGAVVKATGSLTASIVLFRALSLVGVALTAWALPALARRAGVPAKRAVWLALGSPLVAAHLIGGPHNDVLMLAALVGGLAVVAAHPGRRGMLLVGGLLLGVAVAIKVTAVVVVPFAALAATAGPYRIRTLIRDGSWVVGGTVASVVGVTVAGGLDFGWIGGLSQGGAAIAWTSPPTAVGQTVGYVAALFGGHIDALPVTRGIAVVLLAVLLVWLWWRARTRDPLYYAGLALALTVALAPVVHPWYWTWPLFVLAATAQRTRWFTVVALVASFLVLPDGTGLPRYTKTIGAPLMTLLVIVLVIRLVRSARAARQPVAAD; from the coding sequence GTGCCTTCCCACCTCGCGCGCTGGACCGGCCTGGCCGGCTCGATGCTGCTCGCGCTCTCCGCTTTCCTCGGCGGCGCGTTCCCCAGCGGCCCCCTGCGCAGCACCCCGGTCAGCATCTGGCAGGGGCCCAACGGCCCGCTGATCCTCACCGCCTGGGTGGTCGGCACCGGCCTGATGGCGTACGCCTGGTGGGCGCTGCGCGACGGGGGGCCCTCGACACGGTGGGCCCTGGCCACCATCGGGCTCTGGCTACTGCCGCTGCTGATCGCACCGCCCTTCGGCAGCCGGGACGTGTACGCGTACGCCTGCCAGGGCGCCAGCTTCGTCGGCGGCATCAGCCCGTACGAACAGGGCGTCTCCGCGCTGCCCTGCCCCTGGCTGGACACGGTCTCGGTCATCTGGCGCGACACGCCGGCGCCGTACGGGCCGCTGTTCGTCCTCATCGCGGGCGCCGTGGTGAAGGCCACCGGTTCGCTGACCGCCAGCATCGTGCTCTTCCGTGCGCTGTCGCTGGTCGGCGTGGCCCTCACCGCGTGGGCCCTGCCGGCGCTGGCCCGCCGGGCCGGTGTGCCGGCGAAGCGGGCGGTGTGGCTGGCACTGGGTTCCCCGCTGGTCGCCGCGCACCTGATCGGTGGCCCCCACAACGACGTGCTGATGCTCGCCGCGCTGGTCGGTGGGCTGGCCGTGGTGGCCGCGCACCCGGGCCGGCGCGGAATGCTGCTGGTCGGCGGCCTGCTCCTCGGAGTCGCGGTGGCGATCAAGGTGACCGCCGTGGTGGTGGTGCCGTTCGCCGCACTGGCCGCCACCGCCGGGCCGTACCGGATCCGCACGCTGATCCGCGACGGCAGCTGGGTGGTCGGCGGCACTGTCGCCAGCGTGGTCGGCGTGACAGTCGCCGGCGGACTGGACTTCGGCTGGATCGGCGGGCTGTCCCAGGGTGGCGCCGCCATCGCCTGGACGTCACCGCCGACCGCCGTCGGACAGACCGTCGGGTACGTCGCGGCGCTGTTCGGCGGCCACATCGACGCGCTGCCGGTCACCCGCGGGATCGCCGTGGTCCTCCTGGCCGTACTGCTCGTCTGGCTCTGGTGGCGGGCCCGCACCCGCGACCCGCTGTACTACGCCGGCCTCGCGCTCGCCCTCACCGTCGCGCTCGCCCCCGTCGTGCACCCCTGGTACTGGACCTGGCCGCTGTTCGTGCTGGCCGCCACCGCCCAACGGACCAGATGGTTCACAGTTGTCGCCCTGGTCGCGTCGTTCCTGGTGCTACCCGACGGCACCGGGCTGCCCCGGTACACCAAGACGATCGGGGCGCCGCTGATGACGCTGTTGGTGATCGTGCTGGTCATCCGGTTGGTACGGTCGGCTCGGGCGGCCCGTCAGCCGGTCGCCGCCGACTGA
- a CDS encoding DUF4191 domain-containing protein — protein sequence MAKPQEKVSFGQRLKQIGMVFQFTAKQDRWFAPLVAAAVLIPLALTVVAVILWGWIWLPIGILFVLLAVLIVLNLRSNKAMMNAAEGQPGAAAQIMENMRGDWRVTPAVSSTTQMDMVHLVIGRPGVILLAEGNPQRVRGLLGQEKRRLSKVIGSAPLHDYVIGQEEGELPIRKLRTTLLRLPRALSGKDVNSLDKRLKALTARPQMPKGAIPKNMRPPGAFRQSRGR from the coding sequence ATGGCAAAGCCCCAGGAGAAGGTCTCGTTCGGCCAGCGGCTGAAGCAGATCGGGATGGTGTTCCAGTTCACCGCCAAGCAGGACCGGTGGTTCGCGCCGTTGGTCGCCGCGGCGGTGCTGATCCCGCTCGCGCTCACCGTGGTCGCGGTCATCCTCTGGGGCTGGATCTGGCTGCCGATCGGCATCCTGTTCGTCCTGCTCGCGGTGCTGATCGTGCTCAACCTGCGGTCCAACAAGGCGATGATGAACGCCGCCGAGGGGCAACCCGGCGCGGCGGCGCAGATCATGGAGAACATGCGCGGCGACTGGCGGGTGACCCCGGCGGTCAGCTCGACCACCCAGATGGACATGGTCCACCTGGTGATCGGCCGCCCGGGCGTGATCCTGCTGGCCGAGGGCAACCCGCAGCGGGTGCGCGGCCTGCTCGGCCAGGAGAAGCGGCGGCTGTCCAAGGTGATCGGCTCCGCTCCCCTGCACGACTACGTGATCGGTCAGGAGGAGGGCGAGCTGCCGATCCGCAAGCTGCGGACGACGCTGCTGCGCCTGCCCCGCGCCCTCTCCGGCAAGGACGTCAACTCGCTGGACAAGCGACTCAAGGCGCTCACCGCCCGGCCGCAGATGCCCAAGGGCGCGATCCCGAAGAACATGCGGCCGCCAGGCGCCTTCCGCCAGTCGCGGGGCCGCTGA
- the mptB gene encoding polyprenol phosphomannose-dependent alpha 1,6 mannosyltransferase MptB produces the protein MTAPGPPVSPPSVSLTASGARYAGLAGAVLLAVAGYLGGALPDAPLGGTPASIWRAPDGPATLTCWLIGTALLVGAWWSLREGAPSTRWAYVTAGLWALPLLLAPPLGSRDVYSYACQGWTYAHGVDPYTVGVAAAGCPWLDTVAPIWRDTPAPYGPAFMLLAALAVGLGGGLTGTIVALRVIAVAGLLLAALCLPGLARAAGVPTRQAAWLALAGPLVGVHLVAGAHNDAVMLGLLLCGLLVVVRRPGRPAALLLAGALLGLAVTVKASAVVVVPFAVLAGMPGPYTLRALLRHCGWLAGGLLGALLVTSAVSGLGLGWVGGLTHSGDSEQWTSPPTAVGFVVDYAGALVGRDPQAVPLVRTVALLLLVGVLLVLWWRAWQTLRGLSGVAGPRAAHVGASSGVASLGVDCHQVTRSRVALHGAALALVATVVLSPVFHPWYATWPLALLALTAARTTWFVLPAAAAAFLALPDGTNLARVTKAPGALAMTALLLTVLVRTPFAARRRHR, from the coding sequence GTGACCGCTCCCGGCCCGCCCGTCTCGCCGCCCTCCGTGTCGTTGACGGCCTCGGGTGCCCGGTACGCGGGCCTGGCCGGCGCGGTCCTGCTCGCCGTGGCCGGATACCTCGGCGGGGCGCTGCCGGACGCCCCGCTGGGCGGGACACCCGCGTCGATCTGGCGAGCCCCGGACGGCCCGGCGACGCTGACCTGCTGGCTGATCGGCACCGCACTGCTCGTCGGGGCGTGGTGGTCGCTGCGCGAAGGCGCGCCGTCGACCCGTTGGGCGTACGTCACCGCCGGGCTGTGGGCACTACCGCTGCTGCTCGCGCCGCCGCTGGGCAGCCGGGACGTCTACTCGTACGCCTGCCAGGGCTGGACGTACGCGCACGGCGTCGACCCGTACACAGTGGGGGTGGCGGCGGCGGGCTGCCCCTGGCTGGACACTGTGGCACCGATTTGGCGGGACACCCCGGCACCGTACGGGCCCGCGTTCATGCTGCTCGCGGCGCTCGCCGTCGGCCTCGGCGGCGGGCTCACCGGCACCATCGTGGCGCTGCGCGTGATCGCCGTGGCCGGGCTGCTGCTGGCCGCACTCTGCCTGCCCGGTCTGGCGCGAGCGGCCGGGGTGCCGACCCGGCAGGCCGCCTGGTTGGCGCTGGCCGGTCCGCTGGTCGGCGTGCACCTGGTGGCCGGCGCGCACAACGACGCCGTGATGCTGGGCCTGCTGCTGTGTGGGCTGCTGGTCGTGGTCCGCCGACCCGGTCGGCCAGCGGCGCTCCTGCTGGCCGGAGCGCTGCTCGGGCTGGCCGTCACGGTGAAGGCCAGCGCCGTGGTGGTGGTGCCGTTCGCCGTGCTGGCCGGGATGCCCGGCCCGTACACGCTGCGGGCGTTGCTGCGCCACTGTGGTTGGCTGGCCGGAGGACTACTCGGCGCGCTGCTGGTCACCTCGGCGGTGTCCGGCCTCGGCCTCGGCTGGGTGGGCGGGCTGACCCACAGCGGCGACTCCGAGCAGTGGACCTCACCACCCACCGCCGTCGGCTTCGTGGTCGACTACGCCGGCGCGCTGGTCGGCCGGGACCCGCAGGCGGTGCCGCTGGTCCGGACAGTCGCGCTGCTGCTGCTCGTCGGGGTGCTGCTGGTGCTCTGGTGGCGAGCCTGGCAGACCCTGCGCGGGCTGAGCGGGGTGGCGGGTCCCAGGGCGGCTCACGTGGGGGCGTCCTCCGGGGTTGCGTCGCTGGGGGTCGACTGTCATCAAGTGACGCGGTCCCGGGTTGCGCTGCACGGCGCGGCGTTGGCATTGGTCGCCACCGTCGTCCTGTCCCCGGTCTTCCACCCCTGGTACGCGACCTGGCCGCTGGCGCTGCTCGCGCTCACCGCCGCCCGTACGACGTGGTTCGTGCTGCCCGCCGCAGCGGCAGCCTTCCTCGCCCTGCCCGACGGCACCAACCTGGCCCGCGTCACCAAGGCACCCGGTGCCCTGGCGATGACCGCCCTGCTCCTGACCGTCCTCGTACGCACCCCGTTCGCCGCCCGCCGCCGCCATCGTTGA
- a CDS encoding RDD family protein produces MSNPQAPAAPATDPTFAPPSLGKRFGALIIDWVLCLLVSNFFADPVRDGWAPVLVLVLVYGIFLGLFAQTPGMYITKIRCVNWHDGGRIGVLRGLIRGLLLALVVPALIMDEHRRGLHDRLADSVIVDAPRG; encoded by the coding sequence GTGAGCAATCCGCAGGCCCCGGCAGCGCCGGCCACCGACCCCACCTTCGCCCCACCGAGCCTCGGCAAGCGGTTCGGTGCGCTGATCATCGACTGGGTGCTCTGCCTGCTGGTGTCCAACTTCTTCGCCGACCCGGTACGCGACGGCTGGGCCCCGGTGCTGGTGCTGGTGCTGGTGTACGGCATCTTCCTCGGCCTGTTCGCCCAGACGCCGGGCATGTACATCACCAAGATCCGCTGTGTGAACTGGCACGACGGCGGTCGGATCGGCGTGCTCCGAGGGCTGATCCGTGGCCTGCTGCTGGCCCTGGTCGTCCCCGCACTGATCATGGACGAGCACCGGCGCGGCCTGCACGACCGACTCGCCGACTCGGTCATCGTCGACGCCCCCCGCGGCTAG
- the glnA gene encoding type I glutamate--ammonia ligase — MFANPEELLRYLKNEDVKFVDVRFCDLPGVMQHFNLPVESVNDDLFTDGLAFDGSSIRGFQAIHESDMLLLPDVATAFIDPFRAQKTLALNFFIHDPFTREAYSRDPRNVAKKAEAYLAASGIADTAYFGAEAEFYIFDSIRHETSAHQSFYYIDSIEGAWNTGREEAGGNLGYKTAYKGGYFPVPPVDHYADLRDSIVRRLVDTGFNVERSHHEVGTAGQSEINYRFSTLLHAGDQLQLFKYIVKNEAWANGKTATFMPKPLFGDNGSGMHTHQSLWLNGEPLFYDETGYAGLSDMARWYIGGLLHHAPSLLAFTNPTVNSYRRLVPGYEAPVNLVYSQRNRSACTRIPVTGSNAKAKRVEFRVPDPSANVYLAFSAMMMAGLDGIKSKMEPPTPIDKDLYDLPPEEWGDVKQVPGSLPAVLDSLEADHDYLLDGGVFTPDLISTWVDWKRANEVDPVRLRPTPHEFAMYYDC, encoded by the coding sequence GTGTTCGCCAATCCCGAGGAACTGCTGCGATACCTCAAGAACGAGGACGTGAAGTTCGTCGACGTTCGTTTCTGTGACCTGCCCGGCGTGATGCAGCACTTCAACCTGCCGGTCGAGTCCGTCAACGACGACCTCTTCACCGACGGCCTCGCGTTCGACGGTTCGTCGATCCGCGGTTTCCAGGCGATCCACGAGTCGGACATGCTCCTGCTCCCGGATGTCGCCACCGCGTTCATCGACCCGTTCCGCGCGCAGAAGACGCTCGCGCTCAACTTCTTCATCCACGACCCGTTCACCCGCGAGGCCTACAGCCGCGACCCGCGCAACGTGGCGAAGAAGGCCGAGGCGTACCTGGCGGCGAGCGGCATCGCCGACACCGCCTACTTCGGCGCCGAGGCGGAGTTCTACATCTTCGACTCGATCCGCCACGAGACCTCGGCGCACCAGTCGTTCTACTACATCGACTCGATCGAGGGCGCCTGGAACACCGGCCGCGAAGAAGCGGGCGGCAACCTCGGTTACAAGACCGCGTACAAGGGCGGCTACTTCCCCGTCCCGCCGGTCGACCACTACGCCGACCTGCGTGACTCGATCGTGCGCCGCCTCGTCGACACCGGCTTCAACGTGGAGCGCTCGCACCACGAGGTGGGCACCGCCGGCCAGTCCGAGATCAACTACCGGTTCTCCACCCTGCTGCACGCCGGTGACCAGCTCCAGCTCTTCAAGTACATCGTGAAGAACGAGGCGTGGGCCAACGGCAAGACCGCGACCTTCATGCCCAAGCCGCTCTTCGGCGACAACGGCTCCGGCATGCACACCCACCAGAGCCTCTGGCTCAACGGTGAGCCGCTGTTCTACGACGAGACCGGCTACGCCGGCCTGTCCGACATGGCCCGCTGGTACATCGGTGGCCTGCTGCACCACGCGCCGTCGCTGCTGGCCTTCACCAACCCGACGGTCAACTCGTACCGTCGCCTGGTGCCGGGCTACGAGGCGCCGGTCAACCTGGTCTACTCGCAGCGCAACCGCTCCGCCTGCACCCGTATCCCGGTGACTGGCAGCAACGCCAAGGCCAAGCGCGTCGAGTTCCGCGTCCCGGACCCGTCGGCCAACGTCTACCTGGCCTTCTCGGCCATGATGATGGCCGGCCTGGACGGCATCAAGAGCAAGATGGAGCCGCCGACGCCGATCGACAAGGACCTCTACGACCTCCCGCCGGAGGAGTGGGGCGACGTCAAGCAGGTGCCGGGCTCGCTGCCGGCCGTGCTCGACTCGCTGGAGGCCGACCACGACTACCTGCTCGACGGCGGCGTCTTCACCCCCGACCTGATCTCCACCTGGGTCGACTGGAAGCGCGCCAACGAGGTCGACCCGGTGCGTCTGCGCCCGACCCCGCACGAGTTCGCCATGTACTACGACTGCTGA
- a CDS encoding helix-turn-helix transcriptional regulator has protein sequence MTAPSAAATSTAPSAAATSTAPSAAATSTAPARPDPTPPPGHRPIGGAGGAGRHGMLEHVTVRAASSVLVGRHREIAALRDALGRARAGEPTTVLVGGEAGVGKTRLLEDFAGWATDGAARVLVGQCLELGEAGLPFAPFAAALRAVLRADGPEVFAGYEAEFAPLLPELGRAATLATPRAVPLSDAPRGYLFDLVAELFQRLADARPLVLIIEDLHWADRSTRDLIGFLVRAARPGRLLLVCTYRTDELQRGHPLRPFLAELDRARGVERVELGRLDRDGTAAILADLLGAEPLARAVDDVHDRTQGNPFFIEELAVAGDPIGCAALPETLRDLLLARVDRLPEPAQRVLRIAAAGGTRFAHDLLAEVAGLPEAELEDALRAAVAAQLVVADRDGDYEFRHALVREAVHDELLPGEHARLHARFAAAIEAQPHLVAAGRAPAEIAHHWHAAHDHPRALVAARAAACAAADRYAYAEQRRLLERALELWELVPDAADLLGMDHLALLEQTLDAAVTAGDFSRAITLTRAGLAEVDAEAAPLRAARLLDQRGRLMALLGKSDGSRELDEAYRLAAGGPPGAERVRLLADIATHLVKIDPQKAARVAAEAATDAEAFGVNVALLSTRIALLCHGERDLTGGLAELGRAAAAARAAGDAPTLVLAMVFESDMLCELGRYAESAQAAEAGVAEARRVGISRSTGAYLLSNRAEALIALGRWDEAEAVCAEAARIDLSGVTGLHWLQLGAGLRLARAHPGADELVDRALTFLNRPYLWPNHRLPLHELAIEAALAADDKVEAVRAARVAVADGSLPQLPREGWPVLSAAARTAARVGDRELAVAVAALAADLPALHPAARAHAAQVTALLAVGDQALPAWRTAVEAWRADGQPYPLGRALLALAEATAAAGERDETAAAVTEATEIGRRLGAAPLVEAAATLARRVGLRGASGGGAGADLLTAREREVLRLVAEGHSNSRIAERLFISPKTASVHVSRIIAKLGVTNRVEAAALAHRLGLLTETAAPR, from the coding sequence GTGACCGCGCCCAGCGCGGCTGCCACGTCCACCGCGCCCAGCGCGGCTGCCACGTCCACCGCGCCCAGCGCGGCTGCCACGTCCACCGCACCGGCCCGCCCCGACCCGACCCCGCCGCCCGGCCACCGGCCGATCGGCGGGGCCGGCGGGGCGGGCCGCCATGGCATGCTCGAACACGTGACCGTACGCGCTGCCAGCTCCGTCCTCGTCGGGCGTCACCGCGAGATCGCGGCACTGCGGGACGCGCTGGGCCGGGCGCGGGCCGGGGAGCCGACCACAGTGCTGGTCGGCGGCGAGGCGGGCGTGGGCAAGACCCGGCTACTGGAGGACTTCGCCGGCTGGGCCACCGACGGCGCGGCGCGGGTGCTCGTCGGCCAGTGCCTGGAGTTGGGGGAGGCGGGCCTGCCGTTCGCCCCGTTCGCCGCCGCGCTGCGGGCGGTGCTCCGCGCCGACGGCCCCGAGGTCTTCGCCGGGTACGAGGCGGAGTTCGCCCCGCTCCTGCCGGAGCTGGGCCGCGCCGCGACGTTGGCCACCCCGCGTGCCGTCCCGCTCAGCGACGCCCCGCGCGGCTACCTGTTCGACCTGGTCGCCGAGCTGTTCCAGCGGCTGGCCGATGCTCGCCCGCTGGTCCTGATCATCGAGGACCTGCACTGGGCCGACCGCTCCACCCGCGACCTGATCGGCTTCCTCGTCCGGGCGGCGAGGCCGGGCCGGCTGCTGCTGGTCTGCACCTACCGCACCGACGAGTTGCAGCGCGGCCACCCGCTGCGCCCGTTCCTCGCCGAGCTGGACCGGGCCCGGGGTGTGGAGCGGGTCGAGCTGGGCCGCCTGGACCGCGACGGCACCGCCGCGATCCTCGCCGACCTGCTCGGCGCCGAGCCGCTCGCCCGCGCCGTCGACGACGTCCACGACCGCACCCAGGGCAACCCTTTCTTCATCGAGGAGTTGGCCGTCGCCGGTGACCCGATCGGCTGCGCGGCGCTCCCCGAGACACTGCGTGACCTGCTGCTGGCCCGAGTGGACCGGCTTCCCGAGCCGGCCCAGCGGGTGTTGCGGATCGCGGCCGCCGGCGGCACCCGTTTCGCCCACGACCTGCTCGCCGAGGTCGCCGGGCTGCCCGAGGCCGAGCTGGAGGACGCGTTGCGCGCCGCCGTCGCCGCCCAACTGGTGGTGGCCGACCGGGACGGTGACTACGAGTTCCGGCACGCGCTGGTCCGCGAGGCCGTGCACGACGAGCTGCTGCCCGGTGAGCACGCCCGGCTGCACGCCCGCTTCGCCGCCGCCATCGAGGCCCAGCCGCACCTGGTCGCCGCCGGCCGGGCCCCGGCCGAGATCGCCCACCACTGGCACGCCGCGCACGACCACCCGCGTGCCCTCGTCGCCGCGCGAGCCGCCGCGTGCGCCGCCGCCGACCGGTACGCGTACGCCGAGCAGCGCCGACTGCTGGAGCGGGCGCTGGAGTTGTGGGAGCTGGTGCCGGACGCCGCCGACCTGCTCGGCATGGACCACCTGGCGTTGCTGGAGCAGACCCTGGACGCCGCGGTCACCGCCGGCGACTTCAGTCGGGCCATCACCCTGACCCGGGCCGGGCTGGCCGAGGTGGACGCCGAGGCCGCGCCGCTGCGCGCCGCCCGCCTGCTGGACCAGCGCGGTCGACTGATGGCCCTGCTGGGCAAGAGCGACGGCAGCCGTGAGCTGGACGAGGCGTACCGGCTGGCGGCCGGTGGCCCGCCCGGCGCGGAGCGGGTTCGGCTGCTCGCCGACATCGCCACCCACCTGGTCAAGATCGACCCGCAGAAGGCGGCCCGGGTGGCAGCCGAGGCCGCCACCGACGCCGAGGCGTTCGGGGTGAACGTGGCCCTGCTGTCGACGCGGATCGCGCTGCTCTGCCACGGCGAGCGGGACCTGACCGGCGGGTTGGCCGAGCTGGGCCGGGCGGCTGCCGCCGCCCGTGCGGCGGGCGACGCGCCGACACTGGTGCTCGCCATGGTGTTCGAGTCGGACATGCTCTGCGAGTTGGGCCGCTACGCCGAGTCCGCGCAGGCCGCCGAGGCTGGCGTCGCCGAGGCGCGACGGGTGGGGATCAGCCGCTCCACCGGTGCGTACCTGCTCTCCAACCGGGCCGAGGCGCTCATCGCGCTGGGTCGGTGGGACGAGGCCGAGGCGGTCTGCGCGGAGGCCGCCCGGATCGACCTGTCCGGTGTGACCGGGCTGCACTGGCTCCAGCTGGGTGCCGGGCTGCGGCTGGCCCGCGCCCATCCGGGCGCCGACGAGCTGGTCGACCGGGCGCTCACCTTCCTCAACCGGCCGTACCTGTGGCCGAACCACCGCCTGCCCCTGCACGAGCTGGCCATCGAGGCGGCGCTGGCCGCTGACGACAAGGTCGAGGCGGTACGGGCGGCCCGCGTCGCGGTGGCCGACGGAAGCCTGCCGCAGCTGCCCCGGGAGGGTTGGCCGGTGCTCAGCGCCGCCGCGCGTACCGCAGCCCGGGTGGGGGACCGGGAGCTGGCGGTCGCCGTGGCGGCGCTCGCCGCCGACCTGCCGGCGCTTCACCCGGCGGCCCGTGCGCACGCCGCCCAGGTCACCGCGCTGCTCGCTGTCGGCGACCAGGCGCTGCCGGCCTGGCGTACGGCGGTCGAGGCGTGGCGGGCCGACGGGCAGCCCTACCCGCTGGGCCGGGCGCTGCTGGCGCTGGCCGAGGCGACCGCAGCAGCCGGGGAACGCGACGAGACGGCGGCGGCGGTCACCGAGGCCACCGAGATCGGGCGGCGGCTGGGCGCGGCGCCGCTGGTCGAGGCGGCCGCAACCCTGGCGCGGCGGGTCGGCCTGCGTGGCGCGTCCGGGGGCGGGGCCGGCGCGGACCTGCTGACCGCCCGGGAGCGGGAGGTGCTGCGTCTGGTCGCGGAGGGGCACAGCAACAGCCGGATCGCCGAGCGGTTGTTCATCTCTCCGAAGACGGCAAGCGTGCACGTCTCCCGGATCATCGCCAAGCTGGGCGTGACCAACCGGGTGGAGGCCGCCGCCCTGGCCCACCGCCTCGGCCTGCTCACCGAGACCGCCGCGCCGCGCTGA
- the lipA gene encoding lipoyl synthase, which produces MTIEHSAPTTGQAARTATAAPEGRRLLRIEARNAETPIERKPPWIKVKAKMGPEYTQLRGLVSREGLHTVCQEAGCPNIYECWEDREATFLIGGDQCTRRCDFCQIDTGKPAEFDADEPRRVAESVVSMGLRYATITGVARDDLPDGGAWLYAETVRQIHALQPGCGVELLIPDFNAVPEQLAEVFGSRPEVLAHNVETVPRIFKRIRPAFRYDRSLDVIRQARADGLVTKSNLILGMGEERAEVSQALRDLHEAGCELITITQYLRPSPRHHPVTRWVKPEEFVELREEAEEIGFAGVMSGPLVRSSYRAGRLYKQAIDARAAASVATAS; this is translated from the coding sequence GTGACGATCGAGCACTCCGCGCCGACGACCGGCCAGGCAGCGCGCACCGCAACGGCGGCCCCCGAGGGGCGGCGTCTGCTGCGGATCGAGGCGCGCAACGCCGAGACGCCGATCGAGCGCAAACCGCCATGGATCAAGGTCAAGGCCAAGATGGGGCCGGAGTACACCCAACTGCGTGGGCTCGTCTCGCGCGAGGGGCTGCACACCGTCTGCCAGGAGGCCGGCTGCCCCAACATCTACGAGTGTTGGGAAGACCGGGAGGCCACCTTCCTCATCGGCGGTGACCAGTGCACCCGGCGCTGCGACTTCTGCCAGATCGACACCGGCAAGCCGGCCGAGTTCGACGCCGACGAGCCGCGTCGGGTCGCCGAGTCGGTCGTCTCGATGGGGCTGCGGTACGCCACCATCACCGGTGTCGCCCGTGACGACCTGCCCGACGGCGGCGCCTGGCTGTACGCCGAGACCGTCCGACAGATCCACGCCCTGCAGCCCGGCTGCGGCGTCGAGCTGCTGATCCCGGACTTCAACGCCGTCCCCGAGCAGTTGGCCGAGGTCTTCGGCTCCCGCCCCGAGGTGCTGGCGCACAACGTGGAGACCGTGCCGCGCATCTTCAAGCGCATCCGGCCGGCGTTCCGCTACGACCGCTCGCTGGACGTGATCCGGCAGGCCCGCGCCGACGGCCTGGTCACCAAGAGCAACCTCATCCTGGGCATGGGCGAGGAGCGGGCCGAGGTCTCGCAGGCGCTGCGCGACCTGCACGAGGCCGGCTGCGAGCTGATCACCATCACCCAGTACCTGCGCCCCTCGCCCCGGCACCACCCGGTGACCCGTTGGGTCAAGCCGGAGGAGTTCGTGGAGCTGCGCGAGGAGGCCGAGGAGATCGGCTTTGCCGGGGTGATGAGCGGGCCGCTGGTGCGTTCGTCGTACCGGGCCGGTCGGCTCTACAAGCAGGCCATCGACGCCCGCGCCGCCGCCTCGGTCGCCACCGCCAGCTGA